Proteins encoded within one genomic window of Pectobacterium araliae:
- a CDS encoding autotransporter outer membrane beta-barrel domain-containing protein has translation MKFKKKLVAVSITLTVTAQVHAANQFLENGKSDQYLIQSVYNDHSADTFLTNSKNDINGQFNKSDHYLVNLSSAKIGAVEIDSGTKYGITKSELKFNSDGMAINPRKSTELANVITNYGNLEATLIKKDAALQGNYFVAQSGTADSIQNSGLINGGILNNGVITNSIINGDDAENGQVNVIQNNGAVGSILNKGIVVNDIENKGTVNQSIENDGIIKGNLINSGKISGKENGIANTGTVLGSLVNNAQISGSVTNSGKIENGIFNKKQIDGNLVNTGTVENGILNSGTIKDGVVNSGVINGGFKNTGEIDGEFNNTGVINDGLSLGNFNGELINSGAISGDIDSSETFTLTNNAIYTVKDGGLTSLNTHFVNNNILILNPTSHSAGNTLSVASYDGKQNSVISLGAVLGGDDSLTDKLEIRGAATGTSTVIVNNENGKGGQSEDGIQIISYAQDQNATFIQGNRISAGLFDYKLDQKTDGVYLDSAGYRPEIGGFTSNIHANNTLFNTSLHDRLGETRYIEPQTGKLMTTSLWIRNTGGHNRFSMDGGLKTTANRYVLQIGGDIGQWNDGNQGSLRIGVMGGYGNQKSSTNASQTGLSAKSEVSGYSAGLYGTWYQNDLEKTGFFVDSWALYNRFNNTVKSNDEGSISYDAKGITASVEGGYTLPVATYTNSNLYVAPSLQVTYMGVEADDTQLNDGTTIASKGDDNVQTRLGMRTYLKGTSSADKGTGLVFEPFIEANWIYNSKNYGVASNGYTAEMNGAHNIGEVKTGVEAKLHNNFNLWGTIGQQIGDKSYSDSRATVGVKYIF, from the coding sequence ATGAAATTCAAGAAAAAGTTAGTGGCGGTTTCGATAACACTTACAGTGACAGCGCAAGTGCATGCTGCAAATCAATTCCTCGAAAATGGCAAATCGGATCAATATCTGATACAGAGTGTTTATAATGATCATTCTGCTGACACATTTCTCACAAATAGTAAAAACGATATCAACGGTCAGTTTAATAAATCCGACCATTATCTGGTAAACCTGTCATCAGCAAAAATTGGCGCTGTAGAAATTGATTCTGGCACAAAATACGGCATTACAAAATCAGAACTTAAATTTAACTCTGATGGAATGGCTATTAACCCCAGAAAATCGACTGAACTTGCTAACGTCATTACTAACTACGGCAATCTCGAAGCAACGCTTATCAAGAAAGATGCAGCATTGCAGGGAAATTATTTCGTAGCTCAAAGCGGGACAGCTGATAGTATCCAGAATTCGGGATTGATTAATGGTGGGATATTAAATAATGGAGTTATAACAAACTCAATTATTAATGGCGATGACGCTGAAAATGGTCAGGTTAACGTTATTCAAAACAACGGTGCGGTCGGTAGCATTCTTAATAAAGGCATCGTCGTTAATGATATTGAAAACAAAGGGACGGTTAACCAATCAATTGAGAACGATGGTATTATCAAAGGTAATCTGATAAACAGCGGCAAGATCAGTGGTAAAGAAAACGGCATTGCCAACACCGGTACTGTTTTGGGTTCTCTCGTCAATAATGCTCAGATTTCCGGTAGCGTGACTAACTCTGGGAAAATTGAAAATGGCATCTTTAATAAGAAACAAATAGACGGCAACTTAGTCAATACCGGTACCGTTGAAAATGGAATACTAAATAGTGGCACAATAAAAGATGGGGTTGTCAATAGCGGCGTTATCAATGGCGGGTTCAAAAACACAGGAGAAATAGACGGGGAGTTTAATAATACTGGTGTAATAAATGACGGACTTTCTCTGGGCAATTTCAACGGCGAGTTAATCAACTCAGGCGCTATCAGCGGGGATATTGATTCCAGTGAAACCTTTACCCTGACAAACAATGCAATCTATACCGTCAAAGATGGCGGGTTAACCAGTCTCAATACCCATTTCGTAAATAACAATATTCTTATTCTTAACCCAACCTCGCACAGTGCTGGAAACACGCTTTCGGTAGCCAGTTACGATGGCAAACAAAACAGCGTCATTTCTCTCGGTGCCGTACTGGGTGGCGACGACTCCCTGACCGATAAACTGGAGATCAGGGGCGCAGCTACCGGTACATCGACTGTCATCGTCAATAATGAGAATGGTAAGGGCGGTCAGTCAGAAGACGGGATCCAAATCATCTCTTACGCTCAGGATCAAAATGCGACCTTCATTCAGGGAAACCGAATCTCGGCGGGTCTTTTTGATTATAAGCTTGATCAAAAAACCGACGGTGTCTATCTGGATTCTGCGGGTTACCGCCCGGAAATTGGCGGTTTTACCAGCAATATCCATGCAAATAATACGTTGTTCAATACCTCGCTACATGACCGGCTGGGTGAGACCCGTTACATTGAGCCTCAAACGGGCAAGTTAATGACCACAAGCTTATGGATCCGTAATACCGGTGGGCACAACCGTTTCTCTATGGATGGCGGTTTAAAAACCACCGCTAATCGCTATGTGCTACAGATTGGCGGTGATATCGGCCAATGGAACGATGGCAATCAGGGCAGTTTACGTATCGGCGTAATGGGCGGATATGGTAATCAGAAAAGCAGTACGAATGCCAGTCAGACAGGCTTAAGCGCGAAAAGCGAAGTGAGCGGTTACAGCGCTGGCTTATACGGTACCTGGTATCAAAACGACCTCGAAAAGACCGGGTTCTTTGTAGACAGTTGGGCGCTCTATAACAGGTTCAATAACACGGTTAAAAGCAACGATGAGGGAAGCATCAGCTACGACGCGAAGGGCATCACAGCCTCTGTTGAGGGGGGCTATACTCTTCCGGTAGCGACCTATACCAATTCAAACCTCTACGTCGCCCCCTCTCTTCAGGTCACTTATATGGGTGTGGAAGCTGACGATACTCAGTTGAACGATGGAACGACCATCGCCAGCAAAGGTGACGACAATGTCCAGACTCGTCTCGGCATGAGGACGTATTTAAAAGGCACAAGCAGCGCGGATAAAGGCACGGGTCTTGTATTTGAACCTTTCATCGAAGCCAACTGGATTTATAACAGTAAAAACTATGGCGTCGCCAGCAATGGTTATACTGCTGAGATGAACGGAGCACATAATATTGGAGAAGTAAAAACTGGTGTAGAAGCAAAACTGCATAATAACTTCAATTTATGGGGAACAATTGGACAACAAATTGGCGATAAGAGCTACAGTGATAGCCGGGCGACTGTTGGCGTGAAATATATATTCTAG